In one Diabrotica virgifera virgifera chromosome 5, PGI_DIABVI_V3a genomic region, the following are encoded:
- the LOC114326147 gene encoding serine-aspartate repeat-containing protein I isoform X17 — protein sequence MRSVTVLFAIICAISLATVIAQNADPAVDVADPASSLALASEPCVNDDDVYPPDEPFPDIPANGTTRNGTEVVNQNTTVPQNSEPEGSGNGEQEINGNADNQTDAPQPNDDNTTAENSTDGQTDAPQGNENGAAAENNAQSDAQTDAAQGNGNEAAADNNGSADAAQGNDNRAAAENNANADAQTDAAQGSANEANAENNANADAQNDAAQANDNGAAAENNGNADAAQGTDNEAAAENSGNENGTGAENNANADAQTDAAQGSTNEANAENNANADVQNDAAQANENGAAAENSGNADAAQGTDNGAAAENTGNADPAQGNDNGAAAENSGNENGTAAENNANADVQNDAAQVNDNGAAAENNGNADAAQSNDNGAAAENNTNADAQNGAAQSSTNEANAENNANADVQNDAAQANENGAAAENSGNADAAQGTDNEAAAENSGNENGTGAENNANADAQTDAAQGSTNEANAENNANADVQNDAAQANENGAAAENSGNADAAQGTANEANAENNANADAQNDAAQANENGAAAENSGNADAAQGTDNEATAENSGNADPAQGNDNGAAAENNGNANAAQSNDSEAAAENNGNADAQNDAAQGTANEANAENNANENAQNDAAQANDNEAAAENNGNADAAQSTDNEAAAEISGNADTQNDAAQGNENGAAAENTVDADPAQGNDNGAAAENSGNAEAAQGSDNGAAAENNGNADPAEGNENGSAAENSGNADAAQGNDNGAAAENNTNADTQNDAAQSSANDANAESNADAQNGAAQGNDNGAAAENTENADSQNDAAQNTGNEANAENNANVDVQNDAAQGNESQAAAENNSNADGAQNNNNGPAEENNSNADTQNDAAQGNENGSAAENTGNADSQNDAGQGSANAANADNNANTDAQNGADQGNENGSAAEINGGADGQNENGAAAASSGNADNQNNNNSNNDSGNNQNNGSNSVEENSKEDSGNESQENKDNNDTSEDNSEELDSSEREEEERRKEEEKKQKEEENNNNSVEENSNEDSNNESQEEKDSNDTSEDDSDELDSREQKKKKEEEKKQQKEEEKRRKQEEKRQKQEEKRQKEKEKRKQKEEEKRIKEQQKREEERQRREEERLRREEERKQREEERRRNEDQWIDALKKTIERKLAYLDYIKNQYGINVQCDSEICRCRCLLNNNHSGYCSRTKECVCV from the exons ATGAGATCAGTAACAGTTCTTTTTGCAATTATTTGCGCTATATCACTAGCGACAGTTATTGCTCAGAATGCAGATCCTGCAGTGGATGTTGCAGATCCAG CTTCCAGCTTGGCATTAGCATCTGAACCATGTGTAAATGATGATGATGTGTATCCTCCAGACGAACCTTTTCCAGACATTCCAGCAAATGGTACTACTCGAAACGGAACCGAAGTGGTAAATCAAAATACCACAGTTCCTCAAAACAGCGAACCAGAAGGGTCAGGAAATGGTGAACAGGAAATTAATGGTAATGCTGATAACCAAACTGATGCTCCTCAACCAAATGATGATAATACTACAGCAGAAAATAGTACAGATGGACAAACAGATGCTCCACAAGGTAACGAAAATGGAGCTGCCGCTGAAAACAATGCCCAATCAGATGCCCAAACTGATGCTGCACAAGGGAACGGCAATGAGGCAGCTGCAGATAACAATGGTAGTGCTGACGCGGCCCAAGGTAATGACAACAGAGCAGCTGCAGAAAATAATGCTAACGCAGATGCCCAAACCGATGCCGCACAAGGTAGCGCCAATGAAGCCAACGCAGAAAACAATGCTAATgcagacgctcaaaatgatgcTGCACAAGCTAATGATAATGGAGCTGCTGCAGAAAACAACGGTAATGCCGATGCTGCCCAAGGTACCGACAATGAAGCTGCTGCAGAAAACAGTGGCAACGAGAATGGAACAGGCGCGGAAAATAATGCTAATGCAGATGCCCAAACCGACGCCGCACAAGGCAGCACCAATGAAGCCAACGCAGAAAATAATGCCAATGCAGATGTCCAAAATGATGCTGCACAAGCTAATGAAAATGGAGCTGCTGCAGAAAATAGCGGTAATGCTGATGCTGCCCAAGGTACCGACAATGGAGCCGCTGCAGAAAACACTGGTAATGCTGACCCTGCCCAAGGTAATGACAATGGGGCTGCTGCAGAAAACAGTGGCAACGAGAATGGAACAGCGGCGGAAAATAACGCTAATGCAGATGTACAAAATGATGCTGCACAGGTGAATGACAATGGTGCTGCTGCAGAAAACAATGGTAATGCTGACGCCGCACAATCTAATGACAACGGAGCAGCTGCAGAAAATAATACTAATGCTGATGCTCAAAACGGCGCCGCACAAA GCAGCACCAATGAAGCCAACGCAGAAAATAATGCCAATGCAGATGTCCAAAATGATGCTGCACAAGCTAATGAAAATGGAGCTGCTGCAGAAAATAGCGGTAATGCTGATGCTGCCCAAG GTACCGACAATGAAGCTGCTGCAGAAAACAGTGGCAACGAGAATGGAACAGGCGCGGAAAATAATGCTAATGCAGATGCCCAAACCGACGCCGCACAAGGCAGCACCAATGAAGCCAACGCAGAAAATAATGCCAATGCAGATGTCCAAAATGATGCTGCACAAGCTAATGAAAATGGAGCTGCTGCAGAAAATAGCGGTAATGCTGATGCTGCCCAAG GTACTGCCAACGAAGCCAACGCAGAAAATAATGCCAATGCAGATGCCCAAAATGATGCTGCACAAGCTAATGAAAATGGAGCTGCTGCAGAAAATAGCGGTAATGCTGATGCTGCCCAAGGTACCGACAATGAAGCTACTGCAGAAAACAGTGGTAATGCTGACCCTGCCCAAGGTAATGACAATGGAGCTGCTGCAGAAAACAATGGTAATGCTAACGCAGCCCAATCTAATGACAGCGAAGCAGCTGCAGAAAATAATGGAAATGCAGATGCTCAAAATGACGCCGCACAAGGTACTGCCAATGAAGCCAACGCAGAAAACAATGCCAATGAAAATGCCCAAAATGATGCTGCACAAGCTAATGACAATGAAGCTGCTGCCGAAAACAATGGTAATGCCGATGCTGCCCAAAGTACCGACAATGAAGCTGCTGCAGAAATCAGTGGTAATGCTGACACTCAAAACGATGCTGCACAAGGTAACGAAAACGGAGCTGCTGCAGAAAACACTGTTGATGCTGACCCCGCCCAAGGTAATGACAATGGAGCTGCTGCAGAAAACAGTGGTAATGCCGAAGCTGCCCAAGGTAGCGACAATGGAGCTGCTGCAGAAAACAATGGTAACGCTGACCCCGCCGAAGGTAATGAAAATGGATCTGCTGCAGAGAACAGTGGTAATGCTGATGCGGCTCAAGGTAATGACAACGGGGCAGCTGCAGAAAATAATACTAATGCAGATACCCAAAACGACGCCGCACAAAGTTCCGCAAATGATGCAAATGCAGAAAGTAATGCTGATGCCCAAAATGGTGCTGCACAAGGTAACGACAATGGCGCTGCTGCAGAAAACACTGAAAACGCTGATAGCCAAAACGACGCTGCACAGAATACCGGCAATGAAGCCAACGCAGAAAACAATGCGAATGTAGATGTTCAAAATGATGCAGCACAAGGTAACGAAAGTCAAGCTGCTGCAGAAAACAACAGTAATGCTGATGGTgcccaaaataataataatggacCTGCTGAAGAAAATAATTCTAATGCAGATACCCAAAATGATGCTGCACAAGGTAACGAAAATGGGTCTGCTGCAGAAAATACTGGTAACGCTGATAGCCAAAACGACGCAGGACAAGGTTCCGCTAATGCAGCCAACGCAGATAATAATGCTAATacagacgctcaaaatggtgctGATCAAGGTAACGAGAATGGATCTGCCGCAGAAATCAACGGTGGTGCTGATGGTCAAAACGAAAATGGAGCTGCCGCAGCGAGCAGCGGTAACGCAGATAACCAAAATAATAACAATAGCAATAATGATAGCGGTAACAATCAAAACAATGGTAGCAATTCCGTGGAAGAAAACAGCAAAGAAGATTCAGGTAACGAAAGtcaagaaaataaagataataatgACACGTCAGAAGATAACTCTGAGGAATTAGACAGTAGCGAAAGGGAAGAGGAAGAAAGGCGCAAGGAAGAGGAAAAGAAACAAAAGGAGGAAGAGAATAATAACAATTCTGTGGAAGAAAATAGCAACGAAGATTCAAATAATGAAAGTCAAGAAGAGAAAGATAGTAATGACACATCTGAAGATGACTCTGACGAATTAGATAGTCGcgaacaaaaaaagaagaaggaagAAGAGAAGAAACAGCAAAAAGAGGAAGAAAAAAGACGAAAGCAAGAGGAAAAGAGACAGAAACAAGAAGAGAAGAGACAAAAGGAGAAAGAAAAGAGAAAACAAAAGGAAGAAGAAAAAAGGATAAAAGAACAACAAAAGCGAGAAGAGGAGCGACAGCGTAGAGAGGAAGAACGTCTGCGACGGGAAGAAGAACGCAAACAAAGGGAAGAAGAAAGAAGGAGGAATGAAGATCAATGGATAGATGCACTTAAGAAGACAATCGAGAGAAAACTAGCATATTTAG ACTACATTAAGAACCAGTATGGAATCAATGTTCAATGTGACTCTGAAATCTGCAGATGCCGGTGTCTTCTTAACAACAACCATTCCGGTTATTGCTCAAGAACAAAAGAATGTGTGTGCGTGTAG
- the LOC114326147 gene encoding uncharacterized protein DDB_G0290685 isoform X19, with translation MRSVTVLFAIICAISLATVIAQNADPAVDVADPASSLALASEPCVNDDDVYPPDEPFPDIPANGTTRNGTEVVNQNTTVPQNSEPEGSGNGEQEINGNADNQTDAPQPNDDNTTAENSTDGQTDAPQGNENGAAAENNAQSDAQTDAAQGNGNEAAADNNGSADAAQGNDNRAAAENNANADAQTDAAQGSTNEANAENNANADVQNDAAQANENGAAAENSGNADAAQGTDNEAAAENSGNENGTGAENNANADVQTDAAQGSTNEANAENNANADVQNDAAQANENGAAAENSGNADAAQGTDNGAAAENTGNADPAQGNDNGAAAENSGNENGTAAENNANADVQNDAAQVNDNGAAAENNGNADAAQSNDNGAAAENNTNADAQNDAAQGTANEANAENNANADAQNDAAQANENGAAAENNGNADAAQGTDNEAAAENSGNENGTGAENNANADAQTDAAQGSTNEANAENNANADVQNDAAQANENGAAAENSGNADAAQGTANEANAENNANADAQNDAAQANENGAAAENSGNADAAQGTDNEATAENSGNADPAQGNDNGAAAENNGNANAAQSNDSEAAAENNGNADAQNDAAQGTANEANAENNANENAQNDAAQANDNEAAAENNGNADAAQSTDNEAAAEISGNADTQNDAAQGNENGAAAENTVDADPAQGNDNGAAAENSGNAEAAQGSDNGAAAENNGNADPAEGNENGSAAENSGNADAAQGNDNGAAAENNTNADTQNDAAQSSANDANAESNADAQNGAAQGNDNGAAAENTENADSQNDAAQNTGNEANAENNANVDVQNDAAQGNESQAAAENNSNADGAQNNNNGPAEENNSNADTQNDAAQGNENGSAAENTGNADSQNDAGQGSANAANADNNANTDAQNGADQGNENGSAAEINGGADGQNENGAAAASSGNADNQNNNNSNNDSGNNQNNGSNSVEENSKEDSGNESQENKDNNDTSEDNSEELDSSEREEEERRKEEEKKQKEEENNNNSVEENSNEDSNNESQEEKDSNDTSEDDSDELDSREQKKKKEEEKKQQKEEEKRRKQEEKRQKQEEKRQKEKEKRKQKEEEKRIKEQQKREEERQRREEERLRREEERKQREEERRRNEDQWIDALKKTIERKLAYLDYIKNQYGINVQCDSEICRCRCLLNNNHSGYCSRTKECVCV, from the exons ATGAGATCAGTAACAGTTCTTTTTGCAATTATTTGCGCTATATCACTAGCGACAGTTATTGCTCAGAATGCAGATCCTGCAGTGGATGTTGCAGATCCAG CTTCCAGCTTGGCATTAGCATCTGAACCATGTGTAAATGATGATGATGTGTATCCTCCAGACGAACCTTTTCCAGACATTCCAGCAAATGGTACTACTCGAAACGGAACCGAAGTGGTAAATCAAAATACCACAGTTCCTCAAAACAGCGAACCAGAAGGGTCAGGAAATGGTGAACAGGAAATTAATGGTAATGCTGATAACCAAACTGATGCTCCTCAACCAAATGATGATAATACTACAGCAGAAAATAGTACAGATGGACAAACAGATGCTCCACAAGGTAACGAAAATGGAGCTGCCGCTGAAAACAATGCCCAATCAGATGCCCAAACTGATGCTGCACAAGGGAACGGCAATGAGGCAGCTGCAGATAACAATGGTAGTGCTGACGCGGCCCAAGGTAATGACAACAGAGCAGCTGCAGAAAATAATGCTAACGCAGATGCCCAAACCGATGCCGCACAAG GCAGCACCAATGAAGCCAACGCAGAAAATAATGCCAATGCAGATGTCCAAAATGATGCTGCACAAGCTAATGAAAATGGAGCTGCTGCAGAAAATAGCGGTAATGCTGATGCTGCCCAAG GTACCGACAATGAAGCTGCTGCAGAAAACAGTGGCAACGAGAATGGAACAGGCGCGGAAAATAATGCTAATGCAGATGTCCAAACCGATGCCGCACAAGGCAGCACCAATGAAGCCAACGCAGAAAATAATGCCAATGCAGATGTCCAAAATGATGCTGCACAAGCTAATGAAAATGGAGCTGCTGCAGAAAATAGCGGTAATGCTGATGCTGCCCAAGGTACCGACAATGGAGCCGCTGCAGAAAACACTGGTAATGCTGACCCTGCCCAAGGTAATGACAATGGGGCTGCTGCAGAAAACAGTGGCAACGAGAATGGAACAGCGGCGGAAAATAATGCTAATGCAGATGTACAAAATGATGCTGCACAGGTGAATGACAATGGTGCTGCTGCAGAAAACAATGGTAATGCTGACGCCGCACAATCTAATGACAACGGAGCAGCTGCAGAAAATAATACTAATGCTGATGCTCAAAACGACGCCGCACAAGGTACTGCCAACGAAGCCAACGCAGAAAATAATGCCAATGCAGATGCCCAAAATGATGCTGCACAAGCTAATGAAAATGGAGCTGCCGCAGAAAACAACGGTAATGCCGATGCTGCCCAAGGTACCGACAATGAAGCTGCTGCAGAAAACAGTGGCAACGAGAATGGAACAGGCGCGGAAAATAATGCTAATGCAGATGCCCAAACCGACGCCGCACAAGGCAGCACCAATGAAGCCAACGCAGAAAATAATGCCAATGCAGATGTCCAAAATGATGCTGCACAAGCTAATGAAAATGGAGCTGCTGCAGAAAATAGCGGTAATGCTGATGCTGCCCAAG GTACTGCCAACGAAGCCAACGCAGAAAATAATGCCAATGCAGATGCCCAAAATGATGCTGCACAAGCTAATGAAAATGGAGCTGCTGCAGAAAATAGCGGTAATGCTGATGCTGCCCAAGGTACCGACAATGAAGCTACTGCAGAAAACAGTGGTAATGCTGACCCTGCCCAAGGTAATGACAATGGAGCTGCTGCAGAAAACAATGGTAATGCTAACGCAGCCCAATCTAATGACAGCGAAGCAGCTGCAGAAAATAATGGAAATGCAGATGCTCAAAATGACGCCGCACAAGGTACTGCCAATGAAGCCAACGCAGAAAACAATGCCAATGAAAATGCCCAAAATGATGCTGCACAAGCTAATGACAATGAAGCTGCTGCCGAAAACAATGGTAATGCCGATGCTGCCCAAAGTACCGACAATGAAGCTGCTGCAGAAATCAGTGGTAATGCTGACACTCAAAACGATGCTGCACAAGGTAACGAAAACGGAGCTGCTGCAGAAAACACTGTTGATGCTGACCCCGCCCAAGGTAATGACAATGGAGCTGCTGCAGAAAACAGTGGTAATGCCGAAGCTGCCCAAGGTAGCGACAATGGAGCTGCTGCAGAAAACAATGGTAACGCTGACCCCGCCGAAGGTAATGAAAATGGATCTGCTGCAGAGAACAGTGGTAATGCTGATGCGGCTCAAGGTAATGACAACGGGGCAGCTGCAGAAAATAATACTAATGCAGATACCCAAAACGACGCCGCACAAAGTTCCGCAAATGATGCAAATGCAGAAAGTAATGCTGATGCCCAAAATGGTGCTGCACAAGGTAACGACAATGGCGCTGCTGCAGAAAACACTGAAAACGCTGATAGCCAAAACGACGCTGCACAGAATACCGGCAATGAAGCCAACGCAGAAAACAATGCGAATGTAGATGTTCAAAATGATGCAGCACAAGGTAACGAAAGTCAAGCTGCTGCAGAAAACAACAGTAATGCTGATGGTgcccaaaataataataatggacCTGCTGAAGAAAATAATTCTAATGCAGATACCCAAAATGATGCTGCACAAGGTAACGAAAATGGGTCTGCTGCAGAAAATACTGGTAACGCTGATAGCCAAAACGACGCAGGACAAGGTTCCGCTAATGCAGCCAACGCAGATAATAATGCTAATacagacgctcaaaatggtgctGATCAAGGTAACGAGAATGGATCTGCCGCAGAAATCAACGGTGGTGCTGATGGTCAAAACGAAAATGGAGCTGCCGCAGCGAGCAGCGGTAACGCAGATAACCAAAATAATAACAATAGCAATAATGATAGCGGTAACAATCAAAACAATGGTAGCAATTCCGTGGAAGAAAACAGCAAAGAAGATTCAGGTAACGAAAGtcaagaaaataaagataataatgACACGTCAGAAGATAACTCTGAGGAATTAGACAGTAGCGAAAGGGAAGAGGAAGAAAGGCGCAAGGAAGAGGAAAAGAAACAAAAGGAGGAAGAGAATAATAACAATTCTGTGGAAGAAAATAGCAACGAAGATTCAAATAATGAAAGTCAAGAAGAGAAAGATAGTAATGACACATCTGAAGATGACTCTGACGAATTAGATAGTCGcgaacaaaaaaagaagaaggaagAAGAGAAGAAACAGCAAAAAGAGGAAGAAAAAAGACGAAAGCAAGAGGAAAAGAGACAGAAACAAGAAGAGAAGAGACAAAAGGAGAAAGAAAAGAGAAAACAAAAGGAAGAAGAAAAAAGGATAAAAGAACAACAAAAGCGAGAAGAGGAGCGACAGCGTAGAGAGGAAGAACGTCTGCGACGGGAAGAAGAACGCAAACAAAGGGAAGAAGAAAGAAGGAGGAATGAAGATCAATGGATAGATGCACTTAAGAAGACAATCGAGAGAAAACTAGCATATTTAG ACTACATTAAGAACCAGTATGGAATCAATGTTCAATGTGACTCTGAAATCTGCAGATGCCGGTGTCTTCTTAACAACAACCATTCCGGTTATTGCTCAAGAACAAAAGAATGTGTGTGCGTGTAG
- the LOC114326147 gene encoding uncharacterized protein DDB_G0290685 isoform X23, whose translation MRSVTVLFAIICAISLATVIAQNADPAVDVADPASSLALASEPCVNDDDVYPPDEPFPDIPANGTTRNGTEVVNQNTTVPQNSEPEGSGNGEQEINGNADNQTDAPQPNDDNTTAENSTDGQTDAPQGNENGAAAENNAQSDAQTDAAQGNGNEAAADNNGSADAAQGNDNRAAAENNANADAQTDAAQGSTNEANAENNANADVQNDAAQANENGAAAENSGNADAAQGTDNGAAAENTGNADPAQGNDNGAAAENSGNENGTAAENNANADVQNDAAQVNDNGAAAENNGNADAAQSNDNGAAAENNTNADAQNDAAQGTANEANAENNANADAQNDAAQANENGAAAENNGNADAAQGTDNEAAAENSGNENGTGAENNANADAQTDAAQGSTNEANAENNANADVQNDAAQANENGAAAENSGNADAAQGTANEANAENNANADAQNDAAQANENGAAAENSGNADAAQGTDNEATAENSGNADPAQGNDNGAAAENNGNANAAQSNDSEAAAENNGNADAQNDAAQGTANEANAENNANENAQNDAAQANDNEAAAENNGNADAAQSTDNEAAAEISGNADTQNDAAQGNENGAAAENTVDADPAQGNDNGAAAENSGNAEAAQGSDNGAAAENNGNADPAEGNENGSAAENSGNADAAQGNDNGAAAENNTNADTQNDAAQSSANDANAESNADAQNGAAQGNDNGAAAENTENADSQNDAAQNTGNEANAENNANVDVQNDAAQGNESQAAAENNSNADGAQNNNNGPAEENNSNADTQNDAAQGNENGSAAENTGNADSQNDAGQGSANAANADNNANTDAQNGADQGNENGSAAEINGGADGQNENGAAAASSGNADNQNNNNSNNDSGNNQNNGSNSVEENSKEDSGNESQENKDNNDTSEDNSEELDSSEREEEERRKEEEKKQKEEENNNNSVEENSNEDSNNESQEEKDSNDTSEDDSDELDSREQKKKKEEEKKQQKEEEKRRKQEEKRQKQEEKRQKEKEKRKQKEEEKRIKEQQKREEERQRREEERLRREEERKQREEERRRNEDQWIDALKKTIERKLAYLDYIKNQYGINVQCDSEICRCRCLLNNNHSGYCSRTKECVCV comes from the exons ATGAGATCAGTAACAGTTCTTTTTGCAATTATTTGCGCTATATCACTAGCGACAGTTATTGCTCAGAATGCAGATCCTGCAGTGGATGTTGCAGATCCAG CTTCCAGCTTGGCATTAGCATCTGAACCATGTGTAAATGATGATGATGTGTATCCTCCAGACGAACCTTTTCCAGACATTCCAGCAAATGGTACTACTCGAAACGGAACCGAAGTGGTAAATCAAAATACCACAGTTCCTCAAAACAGCGAACCAGAAGGGTCAGGAAATGGTGAACAGGAAATTAATGGTAATGCTGATAACCAAACTGATGCTCCTCAACCAAATGATGATAATACTACAGCAGAAAATAGTACAGATGGACAAACAGATGCTCCACAAGGTAACGAAAATGGAGCTGCCGCTGAAAACAATGCCCAATCAGATGCCCAAACTGATGCTGCACAAGGGAACGGCAATGAGGCAGCTGCAGATAACAATGGTAGTGCTGACGCGGCCCAAGGTAATGACAACAGAGCAGCTGCAGAAAATAATGCTAACGCAGATGCCCAAACCGATGCCGCACAAG GCAGCACCAATGAAGCCAACGCAGAAAATAATGCCAATGCAGATGTCCAAAATGATGCTGCACAAGCTAATGAAAATGGAGCTGCTGCAGAAAATAGCGGTAATGCTGATGCTGCCCAAGGTACCGACAATGGAGCCGCTGCAGAAAACACTGGTAATGCTGACCCTGCCCAAGGTAATGACAATGGGGCTGCTGCAGAAAACAGTGGCAACGAGAATGGAACAGCGGCGGAAAATAATGCTAATGCAGATGTACAAAATGATGCTGCACAGGTGAATGACAATGGTGCTGCTGCAGAAAACAATGGTAATGCTGACGCCGCACAATCTAATGACAACGGAGCAGCTGCAGAAAATAATACTAATGCTGATGCTCAAAACGACGCCGCACAAGGTACTGCCAACGAAGCCAACGCAGAAAATAATGCCAATGCAGATGCCCAAAATGATGCTGCACAAGCTAATGAAAATGGAGCTGCCGCAGAAAACAACGGTAATGCCGATGCTGCCCAAGGTACCGACAATGAAGCTGCTGCAGAAAACAGTGGCAACGAGAATGGAACAGGCGCGGAAAATAATGCTAATGCAGATGCCCAAACCGACGCCGCACAAGGCAGCACCAATGAAGCCAACGCAGAAAATAATGCCAATGCAGATGTCCAAAATGATGCTGCACAAGCTAATGAAAATGGAGCTGCTGCAGAAAATAGCGGTAATGCTGATGCTGCCCAAG GTACTGCCAACGAAGCCAACGCAGAAAATAATGCCAATGCAGATGCCCAAAATGATGCTGCACAAGCTAATGAAAATGGAGCTGCTGCAGAAAATAGCGGTAATGCTGATGCTGCCCAAGGTACCGACAATGAAGCTACTGCAGAAAACAGTGGTAATGCTGACCCTGCCCAAGGTAATGACAATGGAGCTGCTGCAGAAAACAATGGTAATGCTAACGCAGCCCAATCTAATGACAGCGAAGCAGCTGCAGAAAATAATGGAAATGCAGATGCTCAAAATGACGCCGCACAAGGTACTGCCAATGAAGCCAACGCAGAAAACAATGCCAATGAAAATGCCCAAAATGATGCTGCACAAGCTAATGACAATGAAGCTGCTGCCGAAAACAATGGTAATGCCGATGCTGCCCAAAGTACCGACAATGAAGCTGCTGCAGAAATCAGTGGTAATGCTGACACTCAAAACGATGCTGCACAAGGTAACGAAAACGGAGCTGCTGCAGAAAACACTGTTGATGCTGACCCCGCCCAAGGTAATGACAATGGAGCTGCTGCAGAAAACAGTGGTAATGCCGAAGCTGCCCAAGGTAGCGACAATGGAGCTGCTGCAGAAAACAATGGTAACGCTGACCCCGCCGAAGGTAATGAAAATGGATCTGCTGCAGAGAACAGTGGTAATGCTGATGCGGCTCAAGGTAATGACAACGGGGCAGCTGCAGAAAATAATACTAATGCAGATACCCAAAACGACGCCGCACAAAGTTCCGCAAATGATGCAAATGCAGAAAGTAATGCTGATGCCCAAAATGGTGCTGCACAAGGTAACGACAATGGCGCTGCTGCAGAAAACACTGAAAACGCTGATAGCCAAAACGACGCTGCACAGAATACCGGCAATGAAGCCAACGCAGAAAACAATGCGAATGTAGATGTTCAAAATGATGCAGCACAAGGTAACGAAAGTCAAGCTGCTGCAGAAAACAACAGTAATGCTGATGGTgcccaaaataataataatggacCTGCTGAAGAAAATAATTCTAATGCAGATACCCAAAATGATGCTGCACAAGGTAACGAAAATGGGTCTGCTGCAGAAAATACTGGTAACGCTGATAGCCAAAACGACGCAGGACAAGGTTCCGCTAATGCAGCCAACGCAGATAATAATGCTAATacagacgctcaaaatggtgctGATCAAGGTAACGAGAATGGATCTGCCGCAGAAATCAACGGTGGTGCTGATGGTCAAAACGAAAATGGAGCTGCCGCAGCGAGCAGCGGTAACGCAGATAACCAAAATAATAACAATAGCAATAATGATAGCGGTAACAATCAAAACAATGGTAGCAATTCCGTGGAAGAAAACAGCAAAGAAGATTCAGGTAACGAAAGtcaagaaaataaagataataatgACACGTCAGAAGATAACTCTGAGGAATTAGACAGTAGCGAAAGGGAAGAGGAAGAAAGGCGCAAGGAAGAGGAAAAGAAACAAAAGGAGGAAGAGAATAATAACAATTCTGTGGAAGAAAATAGCAACGAAGATTCAAATAATGAAAGTCAAGAAGAGAAAGATAGTAATGACACATCTGAAGATGACTCTGACGAATTAGATAGTCGcgaacaaaaaaagaagaaggaagAAGAGAAGAAACAGCAAAAAGAGGAAGAAAAAAGACGAAAGCAAGAGGAAAAGAGACAGAAACAAGAAGAGAAGAGACAAAAGGAGAAAGAAAAGAGAAAACAAAAGGAAGAAGAAAAAAGGATAAAAGAACAACAAAAGCGAGAAGAGGAGCGACAGCGTAGAGAGGAAGAACGTCTGCGACGGGAAGAAGAACGCAAACAAAGGGAAGAAGAAAGAAGGAGGAATGAAGATCAATGGATAGATGCACTTAAGAAGACAATCGAGAGAAAACTAGCATATTTAG ACTACATTAAGAACCAGTATGGAATCAATGTTCAATGTGACTCTGAAATCTGCAGATGCCGGTGTCTTCTTAACAACAACCATTCCGGTTATTGCTCAAGAACAAAAGAATGTGTGTGCGTGTAG